Below is a window of Picosynechococcus sp. PCC 7002 DNA.
GACTATCGGCCAAAAGTCCCCCCTGGGGCAGTGGAAATAGTTCCACATGGCGGGTTGTGTGTCGTCCCCGCTGCAATTTGCCTGAAACTTCGCCCACCCGTAGCTCTACCTGGGGAATTAAGCGGTTGATCAGACTTGATTTTCCCACCCCCGAAGGCCCAGCCACCACGGTGATTTTATCCTTAAGACTGGCTTCTAGGGCGGCAATGCCAGCATCCTGGAGCACACTAAAAAAGACAGCCCGATAGCCCCATTCCTGTAAGCGTTCAGCCCAGGTATGTTGTTCTTTTTTAGAGAGTAAATCTTGTTTATTGAGACCCAATAATAACGGCAACCCCGTTGATTCTGCTTTGATTAAGAAGCGACTCAGTTGCCAGGGATCAAGGGATGGTTCCGCTAGGGCAAACACCAGTAAGAGTTGGTCGGCATTGGCTACAGGGGGTCGATCTAAAACGGTGCGGCGGGATAAAACCTGGGCGATCGCTCCCCGTCTATCTTGAAAATCAACTTCTTCAACGATGACCTGGTCTCCCACCATGACCCGTTGACCAATTTTTTTTAAGCGGGCTCGCCTTGTACAGAGCAAATGTCCTGCCCCAGCTTGGAGTTGCACATGGTAA
It encodes the following:
- the rsgA gene encoding small ribosomal subunit biogenesis GTPase RsgA; the protein is MGTLSGDMSGGLVPENYQGTVTAVQANFYHVQLQAGAGHLLCTRRARLKKIGQRVMVGDQVIVEEVDFQDRRGAIAQVLSRRTVLDRPPVANADQLLLVFALAEPSLDPWQLSRFLIKAESTGLPLLLGLNKQDLLSKKEQHTWAERLQEWGYRAVFFSVLQDAGIAALEASLKDKITVVAGPSGVGKSSLINRLIPQVELRVGEVSGKLQRGRHTTRHVELFPLPQGGLLADSPGFNQPDWSVLPQDLGGYFPEIRAQLKQENCQFKDCLHLQEPNCAVGRDWERYEIYEKFLEEAIAYRETQQQQRDEEEHLKIKITAAGKQIHEPKLATKKYRRTSRRERHQNLKDLYEKQSLDELYGNDDG